The following coding sequences lie in one Halanaerobiaceae bacterium ANBcell28 genomic window:
- the phoU gene encoding phosphate signaling complex protein PhoU: MRTSFHESLKELKNHLLVMGSMVENAINNSILALKDGDLDLARKVIEKDERIDDFELVVEERCTRLIALQQPVANDLRMIIVISKIITDLERMGDHAVNIAEKVIEIDGEELLKPLSDIPQMANIAIKRLQGSLDAFVKMDIDLAKKVAREDEKIDLIDKESMGEAIAIMLEDQTKIKQATALMFVSRFLERIGDHATNICERVIYMVSGYHEHY, translated from the coding sequence ATGAGAACTAGCTTTCATGAATCTTTAAAAGAATTAAAGAATCATCTTTTAGTTATGGGAAGTATGGTTGAAAATGCAATTAATAATAGCATTTTGGCTTTAAAGGATGGAGACCTTGATCTGGCTCGTAAAGTAATTGAAAAAGATGAGCGTATTGATGACTTTGAGCTTGTCGTAGAAGAAAGATGCACTAGATTGATTGCCTTACAACAACCTGTAGCAAATGATTTAAGGATGATCATAGTGATATCAAAAATTATAACAGATCTGGAAAGAATGGGTGATCATGCTGTTAATATTGCAGAAAAAGTAATAGAAATAGATGGTGAAGAGTTGTTAAAACCATTAAGTGATATCCCCCAAATGGCCAATATTGCTATAAAGAGGCTCCAAGGTAGTTTAGATGCCTTTGTAAAAATGGATATTGATTTAGCAAAGAAAGTCGCTAGAGAAGATGAAAAAATAGACCTGATTGATAAGGAATCTATGGGAGAAGCAATAGCTATAATGTTAGAAGATCAAACAAAAATTAAGCAGGCAACAGCCCTTATGTTTGTAAGTAGATTTTTAGAAAGAATTGGCGACCATGCTACAAATATTTGTGAAAGGGTTATCTATATGGTTAGTGGTTATCATGAGCATTATTAG
- the pstB gene encoding phosphate ABC transporter ATP-binding protein PstB — translation MSENKMLVQNLDFYYGKFQALKGINMEVKEKEVTALIGPSGCGKSTFLRTLNRMNDLIEGSRVCGQIILDGYKIYCKGIDVVELRKKVGMVFQQPNPFPKSIYDNIAYGPRLHGVKDRETLDQIVEESLKAAALWDDVKDRLNDSGLSISGGQQQRLCIARALAVEPEVLLMDEPASALDPIATAKIEELIDDLKKDYTIVIVTHNMQQAARVSDNTAFFLMGEMIEYNQTELIFENPQEKRTEDYITGRFG, via the coding sequence ATGTCAGAAAATAAAATGCTTGTTCAAAATTTAGACTTTTATTATGGTAAATTTCAAGCTTTGAAAGGTATAAATATGGAAGTAAAGGAAAAAGAGGTTACGGCTTTAATAGGTCCTTCTGGTTGTGGTAAATCAACATTTTTGAGAACTTTAAATAGAATGAATGACTTAATTGAAGGGAGTAGGGTTTGCGGTCAGATAATACTTGATGGTTATAAAATATATTGTAAAGGAATTGATGTAGTAGAATTACGCAAAAAAGTAGGTATGGTTTTTCAACAACCCAATCCTTTTCCAAAATCTATATATGATAATATAGCATACGGTCCTAGACTTCATGGCGTTAAAGATAGGGAGACTCTTGATCAGATTGTGGAAGAAAGTCTAAAAGCGGCTGCATTATGGGATGATGTAAAAGATCGCTTAAATGATTCAGGTTTGAGTATTTCAGGAGGGCAACAACAACGATTGTGTATTGCCAGGGCCCTGGCTGTAGAACCAGAAGTTCTTTTAATGGATGAGCCAGCTTCTGCCCTTGATCCTATTGCTACAGCAAAAATTGAAGAATTAATTGATGATTTAAAAAAAGATTATACAATTGTTATAGTGACACATAATATGCAGCAGGCTGCAAGGGTTTCTGATAATACTGCCTTTTTCCTAATGGGGGAGATGATAGAGTATAATCAGACAGAGTTAATATTTGAAAATCCTCAGGAAAAAAGAACAGAAGACTATATCACAGGGAGATTTGGATAA
- the pstA gene encoding phosphate ABC transporter permease PstA — protein sequence MISKETSKMSLNIKQIKIRHIKEKIAFSILGLALFVSIAILLTIIYFVLRRGIGVINWTFLSDVPRRGMTEGGIFPAILGTFYLVITGISIAAPLGVLSAVYLNEYAKNKKVVRFIRVGINNLAGVPSVVFGLFGLAVFVKVLGFGVSILSGGITLAIVILPTIIRASEEALIAVPDEYRRASLALGITKWQTSKKVVLPAAMPGILTGVILGVGRVAGETAPIMFTAATFYTMRLPSSIFSEVMALPFHIYALVTTGTVPDQHIPFAFGTAFVLLSLVLIINLVAIVLRIRYNKLMKR from the coding sequence ATGATTTCTAAAGAGACAAGTAAAATGAGTCTTAATATTAAACAAATTAAAATACGTCATATTAAAGAAAAAATAGCCTTTTCCATTTTAGGGTTGGCATTGTTTGTTTCAATTGCTATTTTATTAACTATTATTTATTTTGTATTACGCAGGGGTATAGGTGTTATTAATTGGACATTTTTGAGTGATGTTCCTAGAAGAGGAATGACTGAAGGCGGTATATTTCCTGCTATCCTAGGAACTTTTTACCTAGTAATTACCGGGATCTCAATAGCCGCTCCCTTAGGTGTCTTATCTGCAGTCTATTTAAATGAATATGCGAAAAATAAAAAAGTAGTTCGATTTATTAGGGTAGGCATTAATAATCTGGCAGGTGTTCCTTCTGTAGTATTTGGTTTGTTTGGTCTGGCTGTGTTTGTGAAGGTTTTAGGTTTTGGTGTATCAATTCTTTCTGGTGGAATCACACTGGCTATTGTTATTTTGCCAACAATTATCAGAGCTTCAGAAGAGGCATTAATTGCTGTTCCCGATGAATATCGTAGGGCTTCGTTAGCCCTAGGGATTACCAAGTGGCAGACAAGTAAAAAAGTAGTTTTACCTGCTGCTATGCCAGGAATTTTAACTGGTGTAATATTAGGAGTGGGAAGAGTTGCAGGAGAGACTGCTCCAATTATGTTTACGGCTGCAACTTTTTACACTATGCGTTTACCATCGTCAATATTTAGTGAAGTTATGGCTTTGCCTTTTCATATATATGCATTGGTGACAACTGGAACTGTTCCTGACCAACATATTCCATTTGCATTTGGTACGGCTTTTGTACTTTTATCTCTGGTACTTATAATTAATTTAGTAGCTATAGTTCTAAGAATTAGGTACAACAAACTTATGAAAAGGTAG